Genomic segment of Candidatus Chlorohelix allophototropha:
CCGAGCTTGAAAAGCTCTTTACCCCTAAAAAAGTTGCCCCGTTATTGCTTAAAGCCAGACTCGGTGCTTAAGCGGTTTTCTCTGCCAGCAACGCCACCCAATCGTTTTCGCTGCGGCGTTCCAATATCTTCAGCCCTACCTGTTCAAATGCCTGAACTACTTCCGTTTCTTTCTCGGAAATAATACCGCTTACAATCAGCTTCCCACCCGGCTTTAACGCCAGCGCAAAGGCGTTAGCCAGCGCCCCAAGCACTCGCGCGATAATATTAGCCAGCACCACATCGTAAGGCGCGTTGGTTATCAAGGCTTCCGGTACGCGCTGCGCATCCTCTGGGAAACTGTAAAAGCCGCCGCTAGCGATACTTTTCTCCACTGCCAGCGAACCAGCCACCACTATTACGCGCTCTTCCAAACCGTTGCGAGAAACATTTTCAGCGGCAGATTGTACCGCTACCGGGTCGGTATCAACCCCAATTGTTAAGGTTGCGCCTAATTTCGCGGCAGCAATAGCCAATATCCCGCTACCTGTTCCGACATCGAGAGCTTTAATGCGCTCATCACCCTTTTGCGCTAATAGCAAGGGAATTTGTTCTTCAGCCAGCAAAAGGCAAAGACGGGTGGTAGGGTGCAAGCCCGTTCCAAAAGCCATACCGGGGTCTATTTCCACCACTATATCATCCGCTTCCGGGACATACGGCTGCCACGGTGGTTTGATTACGGTGCGTTTTCCCAACCGATGCACCTGATAGTATTGTTTCCAAGCATTAGCCCAATCTTCCTCGCGCTTCTCGGCTACCTGCAAAGCCTCTATGTGCAACATTCGCCCCAGATACCACAAACCTTCTCTCAGTTTTTGAACCTGCGCTTGTTGTTCTTCGGAATTTTCAGGGCTAAGCGGCAGATAGGTGCGCACCGTCACCAAACCTTCGGGGTCAATCTCCGCACCACCATCGGGACCGGGTTTTATTGGCTCTTCGATAACCACCCCTTGATTGTAACCATAGCGTGTAAAAAGTTCGGTAATGGCTTCCACTGCTTCTGCTTCCGCCACTACCGCTAATTCAAGCCAACTTGAGGCTGTATCGTTCATGCTTTTTGTTTTTGTCCTAACTCGCTTGCAGCACGGTCGTGCAATTTAGCCACAAATTTTTCAATTTCGTCCAGCACTTCCGTTTTTTCGCCATCCCGCAGCATTTCATGACCGCTACGGTAAAACCATTTCAAGGTTTTTTCTGTGCTACCAAGATTATCGTATAACCATTGCTGAATTTTGGGGTCGATGGTGCGGTCTTTCTGGGTAGCAATCACCAGCGTGGGGATTTTAATTTGCGCCATCAAATTGGGCTTGCGCATCCGTTGCTGGTAGCGATAAAGTTGTAACGCCGCGTGGGTAGGAATCCATTTATAGTTCTGATTGGTCTTTAGCATGTCCGGGTCACAGTAATCGGCGGGATTGAATTGGAAAACTATCTTTTTCTGGAAACGCGCCAGCAATGGCAGCAGATTCGTACGCGGGTCAGAATATTTTAATGCAGCAACGATAGTCACCAAACCAGCCAATTGCTCTTGATAGGCAAGTGTTAGGTCAAGCAAAACAACGCCGCCCATCGAAAGCCCTATAATTACAACCTTATCCGCCACCTGTAACAGCTCTTTCAAGGCTTTTTCCGCATCGGCGTACCAATCTTGCCAACTAACCTCTTGCAAGTCTTCAGGCTTGGACATATGACCCCGCAGCACCGGCATTCGGTAAGGAATACCCAGTTTCTCTAAGCGGTCAACAACCGGGTCGATGCAATTTATATGTGAGCTTAAACCGTGCAGTAGCAAGCAGCCAAGCGACGCTTTTTGCATAATCTATTTCTCCTAATACGCATTTTTATCCGTAAAAATCACTATCAAAGTTTTTAGCATTATCTTAATGTCGAATAGAATTGACCAGTTTTCTACATAGTACAAGTCGTAGCGAATACGCTCTTCAATAGAGGTATCCCCACGCAAACCGTTTACCTGCGCCCACCCTGTTATACCCGCCTTTTCTTTGTGGCGACGGCTATAACGAGGGTAGGTTTGGCTAAATTCTTCTACCTTGAAAACCTGCTCCGGTCGTGGTCCTACGATACTCATATCACCGATTAGCACATTTATAAACTGAGGCATTTCATCTAGGCTAAAACGGCGCATAAATGTGCCTATTTTGGTACGGCGTGGGTCATTCTTGACAGTCCAGCCCGGTCCGGTTTTTTCGGAACTAGCACGCATCGAGCGAAACTTCA
This window contains:
- the prmA gene encoding 50S ribosomal protein L11 methyltransferase, which codes for MNDTASSWLELAVVAEAEAVEAITELFTRYGYNQGVVIEEPIKPGPDGGAEIDPEGLVTVRTYLPLSPENSEEQQAQVQKLREGLWYLGRMLHIEALQVAEKREEDWANAWKQYYQVHRLGKRTVIKPPWQPYVPEADDIVVEIDPGMAFGTGLHPTTRLCLLLAEEQIPLLLAQKGDERIKALDVGTGSGILAIAAAKLGATLTIGVDTDPVAVQSAAENVSRNGLEERVIVVAGSLAVEKSIASGGFYSFPEDAQRVPEALITNAPYDVVLANIIARVLGALANAFALALKPGGKLIVSGIISEKETEVVQAFEQVGLKILERRSENDWVALLAEKTA
- a CDS encoding alpha/beta hydrolase, whose amino-acid sequence is MQKASLGCLLLHGLSSHINCIDPVVDRLEKLGIPYRMPVLRGHMSKPEDLQEVSWQDWYADAEKALKELLQVADKVVIIGLSMGGVVLLDLTLAYQEQLAGLVTIVAALKYSDPRTNLLPLLARFQKKIVFQFNPADYCDPDMLKTNQNYKWIPTHAALQLYRYQQRMRKPNLMAQIKIPTLVIATQKDRTIDPKIQQWLYDNLGSTEKTLKWFYRSGHEMLRDGEKTEVLDEIEKFVAKLHDRAASELGQKQKA